From the genome of Hymenobacter sp. PAMC 26628, one region includes:
- the nusB gene encoding transcription antitermination factor NusB, translating to MQSLYAYHQAVGADFGLAQDRIAEAFEPDLNAEVAPDRRQLEGQRKLGEARFREWYRTQEAPEKSDDKAVDLALNDAIRYFQDQVKKDGKFFGGQLLAGAESIHDQYLHLLNLPASLLQVLEEETDREARRRLGPRDNALDTSRLAGSAAIAKLMANEQLQGLTIRRKLQWLGTEELEALRRAWRDEMSAHPTVLAYLKGQPLSAATLATADAETEVGATDGTDGEGPDEAIISPAAAEAEGPNLAASGEEAEYEADLEFLRFLYKEFIFKGEELPRQLEIDDLNWEENRPIVRNLVLKTLKMLPYAATDQQELMNLSANWADDREFADTLFKQTLVDDAKFEGLIGGSVQNWDVDRVALLDKIILKMALCEMQLFRGIPVKVTINEYIEISKLYSTPKSKQFVNGVLDKLAQDLAASGDIRKSGRGLLDNQ from the coding sequence ATGCAATCCCTCTACGCCTACCACCAGGCCGTGGGGGCCGATTTCGGGTTGGCCCAGGACCGCATCGCGGAGGCGTTTGAGCCCGACCTGAACGCCGAGGTGGCCCCCGACCGCCGCCAGCTCGAAGGCCAGCGCAAGCTGGGCGAGGCCCGCTTCCGCGAGTGGTACCGCACCCAGGAGGCCCCCGAAAAATCGGACGACAAGGCCGTGGACCTGGCCTTGAACGACGCCATCCGCTACTTCCAGGACCAGGTGAAGAAGGACGGCAAGTTTTTTGGCGGGCAGTTGCTGGCCGGCGCCGAAAGCATCCACGACCAGTACCTGCACCTGCTGAACCTGCCCGCCTCGCTGCTGCAAGTGTTGGAAGAAGAAACCGACCGCGAAGCCCGCCGCCGCCTGGGGCCCCGCGACAACGCCCTCGACACCAGCCGCCTGGCCGGCAGTGCCGCCATCGCCAAGCTCATGGCCAACGAACAGCTCCAGGGCCTCACCATCCGGCGCAAGCTGCAGTGGCTGGGTACCGAGGAACTGGAGGCCCTGCGCCGAGCCTGGCGCGACGAAATGAGCGCCCACCCCACGGTGCTGGCCTACCTGAAGGGCCAGCCGCTGTCGGCCGCCACCTTGGCCACGGCCGACGCGGAAACCGAAGTTGGAGCCACTGATGGTACCGATGGAGAGGGCCCCGACGAAGCCATTATCTCCCCGGCCGCGGCCGAAGCCGAGGGGCCCAACCTGGCCGCCAGTGGCGAGGAAGCCGAGTACGAAGCCGACCTAGAATTTCTTCGCTTCCTGTACAAGGAGTTTATCTTCAAGGGCGAAGAGCTACCGCGCCAGTTGGAGATTGACGACTTGAACTGGGAAGAAAACCGGCCGATTGTGCGCAACTTGGTGCTGAAAACCCTGAAGATGCTGCCCTACGCGGCCACCGACCAGCAGGAGCTGATGAACCTGAGCGCCAACTGGGCCGACGACCGCGAGTTTGCCGACACCTTGTTTAAGCAGACGCTGGTGGACGACGCCAAGTTTGAGGGCCTCATCGGCGGCTCGGTGCAGAACTGGGACGTGGACCGCGTGGCCCTGCTCGACAAAATTATCCTCAAGATGGCCCTGTGCGAGATGCAGCTTTTCCGCGGCATCCCGGTGAAGGTGACCATCAACGAGTACATCGAAATCAGCAAGCTCTACAGCACGCCCAAGAGCAAGCAGTTTGTGAACGGTGTACTCGATAAGCTGGCCCAGGACCTGGCCGCCAGCGGCGACATTCGCAAATCGGGCCGCGGCTTGCTCGACAACCAGTAG
- a CDS encoding DUF1573 domain-containing protein has product MKLTSLLAGALLLAACNRDKGADVGTQGMNAAANQAADATANPTVDNPNVVGESETPNPNAPVMTFAEQEFDFKDIAADNKVKHTFEFTNTGKSPLLIADATASCGCTTPNWTKEPIAPGAKGTLEVQFDSRGKQGLISKQVNVRANTQPSITTITIKGNVLTGATAAK; this is encoded by the coding sequence ATGAAACTTACCTCTCTCCTAGCCGGGGCCCTGTTGCTCGCTGCCTGCAACCGCGACAAAGGCGCCGACGTGGGCACCCAAGGCATGAACGCCGCCGCCAACCAGGCCGCCGACGCTACCGCCAACCCCACCGTGGACAACCCCAACGTGGTGGGGGAAAGCGAAACCCCAAACCCCAACGCTCCGGTAATGACTTTTGCCGAGCAGGAATTTGATTTCAAGGACATTGCGGCCGACAACAAAGTGAAGCACACCTTTGAGTTTACCAACACCGGTAAGTCGCCGCTGCTCATTGCTGATGCTACCGCTTCCTGCGGCTGCACCACCCCCAACTGGACCAAGGAGCCCATTGCGCCCGGGGCCAAGGGCACACTGGAAGTGCAGTTCGACAGCCGCGGCAAGCAGGGCCTCATCAGCAAGCAGGTGAACGTGCGGGCCAATACCCAGCCCAGCATCACCACCATTACCATCAAAGGCAACGTGCTGACCGGCGCCACCGCCGCCAAATAA
- a CDS encoding GyrI-like domain-containing protein, translated as MMTRYIFLAVILFSVLAVGAYAWLGGFRPAAAALETTAAPVFLAGQAYAGSAQGDGFGPLFRRAKQVLDQGRLPGAALANLYYNNPETAHDTVRAFIGLAVADTLRPLPAGLRYRLVPAGQRVVAARVAGVSYLLSPNKLYPAALDAVKAQKLTPRNFYLERFGPGETAEVWVGVK; from the coding sequence ATGATGACCCGCTACATTTTCCTAGCTGTTATATTATTCAGCGTACTGGCCGTGGGGGCTTATGCTTGGCTTGGCGGCTTCCGCCCCGCCGCCGCCGCCCTTGAAACTACTGCCGCCCCAGTGTTTTTGGCCGGGCAGGCCTACGCTGGCTCGGCGCAGGGCGACGGCTTTGGGCCCCTGTTCCGCCGCGCCAAGCAGGTGCTCGACCAAGGCCGCCTGCCCGGCGCCGCCCTCGCCAACCTCTACTACAATAACCCCGAAACCGCCCACGACACCGTGCGCGCCTTCATCGGCCTAGCTGTGGCCGACACGCTGCGGCCCCTGCCCGCCGGCCTTCGCTACCGCCTCGTGCCCGCCGGCCAGCGCGTAGTGGCTGCCCGCGTGGCCGGCGTTAGCTATTTGCTCTCGCCCAACAAGCTCTACCCTGCCGCCCTCGACGCGGTGAAGGCCCAGAAACTGACGCCCCGCAACTTTTACCTCGAACGCTTCGGCCCCGGCGAAACCGCTGAAGTATGGGTAGGAGTGAAATAG
- the yajC gene encoding preprotein translocase subunit YajC, protein MTFLTLLLQAAPADYTQFLFPVAIAAVVYFFMIRPQQKRSADTKKFRQALAKGARVVTIGGLHGLVIELTEETVVVEVDRGVKLRFDRSAIAREVGTKAADAAV, encoded by the coding sequence ATGACGTTCCTGACCCTGTTGCTGCAAGCCGCCCCCGCGGACTACACCCAATTCCTGTTCCCGGTCGCTATTGCGGCAGTGGTGTACTTTTTCATGATCCGGCCCCAGCAAAAGCGCTCGGCCGACACCAAGAAGTTCCGGCAGGCCTTGGCCAAGGGCGCGCGCGTCGTCACCATCGGCGGCCTGCATGGGCTGGTGATTGAGCTGACCGAAGAGACGGTGGTGGTGGAAGTGGACCGCGGCGTGAAGCTGCGCTTCGACCGCTCGGCCATTGCCCGCGAAGTAGGCACCAAGGCGGCCGACGCCGCCGTATAG
- a CDS encoding T9SS type A sorting domain-containing protein, producing MKILFFILCGGLLALDPAAARAQAKAPAKLLAKVPAKAAPAKAPAASPAPSKAAAAAIPEAAKAAAVALSPATPAADPTALKIKAEVNPTTRQLAVHTNAPGPTTIEVNDATGRPVLTRNVMAGAKPIELNVSQLPAGYYVVHCTAGLRTGMRRVHLGD from the coding sequence ATGAAAATTCTATTCTTTATCCTCTGCGGCGGGCTTTTGGCCTTAGACCCGGCCGCCGCCCGGGCCCAAGCCAAGGCTCCCGCCAAACTTCTAGCCAAAGTTCCTGCGAAAGCGGCGCCGGCCAAGGCCCCCGCCGCCAGCCCTGCCCCGAGCAAAGCCGCGGCGGCGGCCATTCCGGAAGCCGCAAAGGCCGCCGCCGTGGCCCTATCCCCCGCCACACCAGCGGCCGATCCCACTGCGCTCAAAATCAAGGCAGAGGTGAACCCCACCACCCGGCAGCTCGCGGTGCACACCAACGCGCCCGGCCCCACCACCATCGAGGTGAACGACGCGACCGGCCGCCCGGTACTTACCCGCAACGTGATGGCCGGCGCGAAGCCCATTGAGCTGAACGTGTCGCAATTGCCCGCGGGCTACTACGTGGTGCACTGCACGGCCGGCCTGCGCACCGGCATGCGCCGCGTACACCTCGGCGACTAG
- a CDS encoding YtxH domain-containing protein: MAGKTTTGILCFTGGALTGALFGLLYAPEKGRETRSWLSYQLEKSRAMLADLAEGLVTSRELGASSAKTEGQRVISDARDKAEQLLGDVDQLINQINSRKGA, encoded by the coding sequence ATGGCTGGCAAAACCACCACCGGCATTCTGTGTTTCACGGGCGGCGCCCTCACTGGGGCCCTCTTTGGCCTGCTCTACGCGCCCGAAAAGGGCCGCGAAACTCGCTCTTGGTTAAGCTACCAACTGGAGAAATCGCGCGCCATGCTGGCCGACCTCGCCGAAGGCCTCGTCACGAGCCGCGAATTGGGCGCCTCATCGGCCAAAACCGAGGGGCAGCGCGTTATTTCCGACGCCCGCGACAAAGCCGAGCAATTGCTTGGCGACGTGGACCAACTCATTAACCAAATCAACTCCCGCAAGGGCGCTTAA
- the coaE gene encoding dephospho-CoA kinase (Dephospho-CoA kinase (CoaE) performs the final step in coenzyme A biosynthesis.) gives MLRIGITGGIGSGKSVVSHVFGLLGIPLYDSDQRARWVMEHDVLLRGQLLNAFGPDAYTAAGHLNRPALARTVFANPAQLAQLNALVHPRVGEDFVRWAAAQQAAGAPYILKEAALLYESGAYKTLDRIITVAAPLAVREARVLRRDPHRTAADVRAIIGKQLGEDERQQRADYVVHNDDVQLVLPQVLALDAQLRALGAPAAG, from the coding sequence ATGTTACGCATTGGCATCACCGGCGGCATTGGGTCGGGCAAAAGCGTGGTGAGCCACGTGTTCGGCCTGCTGGGCATCCCACTGTACGATTCCGACCAACGCGCCCGCTGGGTAATGGAGCACGACGTACTACTGCGCGGGCAGTTGCTAAACGCTTTCGGTCCTGACGCTTACACCGCCGCCGGGCACCTCAACCGCCCCGCGCTGGCCCGCACCGTGTTTGCCAACCCGGCGCAGCTAGCGCAGCTTAATGCGCTGGTCCACCCACGGGTGGGCGAGGATTTTGTCCGCTGGGCCGCCGCGCAGCAAGCCGCCGGGGCCCCCTACATCCTCAAGGAGGCGGCGTTACTCTACGAGTCGGGGGCCTATAAAACCCTCGACCGCATCATCACCGTGGCCGCGCCGCTGGCCGTGCGTGAAGCCCGCGTATTACGCCGCGACCCGCACCGAACCGCCGCCGATGTACGGGCCATCATCGGCAAGCAGCTGGGCGAAGACGAGCGCCAGCAGCGCGCTGATTACGTTGTTCACAACGACGACGTACAATTAGTGTTGCCCCAAGTGCTGGCCCTCGACGCGCAACTGCGGGCCCTGGGGGCCCCGGCCGCCGGGTAG
- a CDS encoding VOC family protein — protein sequence MKQRLAHITVLVRTYDEAIDFYTNVLGFALAADADLGGGKRWVVVVPQGPTAGCGLLLAEAHTEAEKRTVGQQGGGRVWLFLHTDDFWRDYSVLQARGLRFLEAPRAEPYGHVAVFEDIYGNRWDLLEPLGS from the coding sequence ATGAAGCAACGCCTCGCCCACATCACGGTGCTCGTGCGCACCTACGATGAAGCCATTGACTTCTACACCAACGTGCTGGGCTTTGCCCTCGCGGCCGATGCGGACCTGGGCGGCGGCAAGCGCTGGGTGGTGGTGGTCCCCCAGGGCCCCACCGCCGGCTGCGGTTTGTTGTTAGCCGAAGCCCACACCGAAGCAGAAAAGCGCACGGTGGGCCAGCAGGGCGGCGGCCGGGTGTGGCTATTCCTGCACACCGACGACTTCTGGCGCGATTACTCCGTGCTGCAAGCCCGCGGCCTGCGCTTCCTCGAGGCGCCCCGCGCGGAGCCCTACGGCCACGTTGCCGTGTTTGAAGACATATACGGTAACCGCTGGGATTTGCTGGAGCCGCTGGGCAGCTAG
- a CDS encoding isocitrate/isopropylmalate dehydrogenase family protein, translating to MHLVTLIPGDGIGPEITKAVTDIFAAAQVPVQWEEQNAGQTTFDQSGELIPVALLKSLEKNKVALKGPITTPVGKGFRSINVTLRQKYDLYQNVRPSKTTPGIHTRYEGIDLVLFRENTEGLYSGLEVFDERLGIADSIARVTVEGSRKICRAAFAYANRHGRKKVTLAHKANIIKMAGTIMINACKEASAEFPHIVFEDKIIDNMCMQLVSKPEQFDVIVTTNLFGDLLSDLCAGLVGGLGVVAGANIGDNMAIFEAVHGSAPDIAGQGKANPTALLRSAIMMLHHLSEHVVADRIDKALDDTLLHRDQCTGDLGGHATTSEFAQHIIDKL from the coding sequence ATGCACTTAGTAACTCTTATTCCTGGCGACGGCATCGGGCCGGAAATTACCAAAGCCGTTACCGATATTTTTGCCGCCGCGCAGGTGCCTGTGCAATGGGAAGAACAGAACGCCGGCCAAACCACGTTTGACCAATCGGGCGAACTGATTCCGGTGGCACTACTTAAGTCGCTCGAGAAGAACAAGGTGGCGCTCAAGGGGCCCATCACTACGCCGGTGGGCAAGGGCTTCCGCAGCATCAACGTGACGCTGCGCCAGAAGTACGACCTCTACCAGAACGTGCGGCCCAGCAAAACCACGCCCGGCATCCACACCCGCTACGAAGGCATTGACTTGGTGCTGTTTCGGGAAAATACCGAGGGGCTATACTCGGGCTTGGAAGTATTCGACGAGCGCCTGGGCATTGCCGATTCCATTGCCCGCGTGACAGTGGAAGGCTCGCGCAAAATTTGCCGCGCCGCCTTTGCCTACGCCAACCGCCACGGCCGCAAAAAGGTGACGCTGGCCCACAAGGCCAACATCATCAAGATGGCCGGCACCATCATGATCAACGCCTGTAAGGAAGCATCAGCCGAGTTTCCGCACATCGTATTCGAAGACAAGATCATCGACAACATGTGCATGCAGCTGGTGAGTAAACCCGAGCAGTTCGATGTGATTGTGACGACCAACCTGTTCGGCGACCTGCTCTCCGACTTATGCGCTGGCCTAGTGGGCGGCCTGGGCGTGGTGGCCGGGGCCAACATCGGCGACAACATGGCCATTTTCGAGGCCGTGCACGGCTCGGCTCCCGACATTGCCGGCCAGGGCAAGGCCAACCCTACGGCCCTGTTGCGCTCGGCCATTATGATGCTGCACCACTTGAGCGAGCACGTCGTGGCCGACCGCATCGACAAGGCCTTGGACGACACCCTGCTGCACCGAGACCAGTGCACCGGTGACCTCGGCGGCCACGCCACCACCAGCGAATTTGCTCAGCACATCATCGACAAGCTTTAG
- a CDS encoding ABC transporter ATP-binding protein, protein MRALTAVNPFIYRYKWHFLGGVLFVVLSTLLTIFPAQLVRYAFDLVSEGIDLYHLFAGTQAQSGVYDLFGRNVLFYGVLIIVLALLRGIFLFFMRQTLIVMSRLVENDQKNQVYLHYQSLPLSFYRRHSTGDLMSRISEDVGRVRMYLGPGIMYFLQLVVLFVLIVPLMLMVNVKLTLYTLAPLPVLSVSIFYVNNLIERKSDQIQRSLAAMTTFTQEAFSGIRVLKSFSRQADSHAQFTKASNEYKEKSLSLNFVNSLFFPLILFLIGLSTLITVWVGGQEVIRGTITTGTIAEFLIYVNLLTWPVTALGWTSSLVQRAEASQARLNEFLDQKTDIVSRQNLEHEMQGDIVFDNVSFTYPDTGIRALHNVSFRIRPGQTLAVIGNTGSGKSTIAALLCRLYDTTAGQVEVDGIDVRDYSLTSLREQIGYVPQDVFLFSDSIRHNINFGLDQPSEEKMLQAARDAAVYDNIIAFPEGFDTKVGERGITLSGGQKQRVSMARALVKEPKILILDDSLSAVDTKTENTILGALQRIMADRTSLIISHRVSSVKLADHILVLDDGTIVQHGTHEALMAEPEGLYRALYERQLQAEEA, encoded by the coding sequence GTGCGCGCCCTCACCGCTGTCAATCCGTTCATTTACCGCTACAAATGGCACTTCCTCGGGGGCGTGCTGTTTGTGGTGCTGAGCACACTGCTGACCATTTTTCCGGCCCAGCTCGTGCGCTACGCTTTCGACTTGGTGAGCGAGGGCATCGACCTCTACCACCTCTTCGCCGGCACCCAGGCGCAGAGCGGCGTCTACGATTTGTTCGGCCGCAACGTGCTCTTCTACGGCGTGCTTATCATCGTGCTGGCGCTGCTGCGGGGCATCTTCCTGTTCTTCATGCGCCAGACGCTCATCGTCATGTCGCGCCTGGTCGAGAACGACCAGAAAAACCAGGTGTACCTGCACTACCAGTCGCTGCCACTCAGCTTTTACCGCCGCCACAGCACCGGCGACCTTATGTCGCGCATCAGCGAAGACGTGGGCCGCGTGCGCATGTACTTGGGCCCCGGCATCATGTACTTTTTGCAGCTCGTGGTGCTGTTCGTGCTCATTGTGCCGCTCATGCTGATGGTGAACGTCAAGCTCACGCTTTACACGCTGGCGCCGCTGCCGGTGCTCTCGGTCAGTATCTTCTACGTCAATAACTTAATTGAGCGCAAGTCCGACCAAATCCAACGGTCGCTGGCGGCCATGACCACCTTCACCCAGGAAGCGTTTTCGGGCATTCGGGTTTTGAAATCGTTCTCGCGCCAGGCCGACTCGCACGCCCAGTTCACCAAGGCCAGCAATGAGTATAAGGAAAAGTCGCTGAGCCTCAACTTCGTGAACTCGCTGTTCTTTCCGCTTATCCTGTTCCTCATCGGCCTGAGCACGCTCATTACCGTGTGGGTGGGCGGCCAGGAGGTTATCCGCGGCACTATCACCACGGGCACCATCGCCGAATTCCTGATCTACGTGAACCTGCTCACCTGGCCGGTTACGGCCTTGGGCTGGACGTCGTCACTAGTGCAGCGCGCCGAGGCCTCGCAGGCCCGCCTCAACGAATTCCTGGACCAGAAAACCGACATCGTGTCGCGCCAAAACCTGGAGCATGAAATGCAGGGCGACATCGTGTTTGACAACGTGTCGTTCACCTATCCCGACACTGGCATTAGGGCCCTGCACAACGTGAGCTTCCGCATCCGGCCCGGCCAAACGCTGGCCGTCATCGGCAACACGGGCTCGGGCAAAAGCACCATCGCCGCCCTGCTCTGCCGCCTCTACGACACCACCGCCGGCCAGGTCGAGGTAGACGGGATTGACGTGCGCGACTATTCGCTAACCAGCCTGCGCGAGCAAATTGGCTACGTGCCGCAGGACGTGTTCCTGTTCTCCGACAGCATCCGGCACAACATCAACTTCGGCCTCGACCAGCCGTCGGAGGAAAAGATGCTGCAAGCCGCCCGCGACGCGGCCGTGTACGACAACATCATCGCCTTCCCCGAAGGCTTCGACACAAAGGTGGGCGAGCGGGGCATCACGCTTTCCGGCGGCCAGAAGCAGCGCGTGAGCATGGCCCGGGCCCTAGTGAAGGAGCCCAAAATTCTGATCCTGGATGACTCGCTGTCCGCCGTCGATACCAAGACGGAGAACACCATCCTGGGGGCCCTGCAGCGCATCATGGCCGACCGCACCAGCCTCATCATCTCGCACCGCGTGAGCTCGGTGAAGCTGGCCGACCACATCCTGGTGCTCGACGACGGCACCATCGTGCAGCACGGCACCCACGAGGCCCTCATGGCCGAGCCCGAGGGTCTATACCGCGCCCTCTACGAGCGGCAGCTGCAAGCCGAGGAAGCGTAA